The DNA window GAAGACGCCGAGCGCGGTGGACGCTGGGACGGCCCGATCAACATGTGCGTGGCTGAAAAAGAGTTCAAGATCGCCGGCGTGAACGACTGCGTCGCCCGGGGCTTCCAGCGCGCCGGATTTCAGGAATATGACACGGGCGAACAGGCAAGCTGGATGGTCCAGCTGACCGATGAGCCCGCAACGGGAGGCGCTCCAGCCGCCCCGGGAACCAACA is part of the Mesorhizobium loti genome and encodes:
- a CDS encoding DUF1036 domain-containing protein, with product MVMASPARADFRVCNATQNLVGVGIGYRAKAGWITEGWWHIEGSSCKTLIEGPLSSRFYYLYAEDAERGGRWDGPINMCVAEKEFKIAGVNDCVARGFQRAGFQEYDTGEQASWMVQLTDEPATGGAPAAPGTNSQ